In the Rhodothermales bacterium genome, CGCGACTTGGCGATCCAGGGATTCCAGACGACGGTGGATTTGCTCCCCCCCTTCTCTACCACGATCCGACGATGGAGATTCGGGTCTTCGAGGACGCAGGCTGCCGTGGTGTCGAGGTAGATATTGTCCGTTTCCTCGAAAAAGCGGATCGGGCCGTCCTGCTGTTTCAGCGCCTCGGGCCGCAGCTGGTCGATGTAGGAAACGCCGTCGAGGCCATGCACGAGCACATCCTTCACGTTGCCGACGATCAGATACGTATGCAGGGCGCCGCCGCAGACATACGTGAAATGCCCGGTATTCCGGGCCACGAGCTCTACCGTGAGCGCGGAATCGACGGTGATGATGAGTTCGAGGTCGAACGGATGCGGCCACATCCGCAGCATCTCGGCGTCGTCCGACAACCCGAGGCGCAGCTGCGCGGCCTCGCCGTCGACGATCCGGGTGGCGCGAACCTCCCACAACCGGTTGCGCACGAATCCGTGGTTAGGCAGCGACTCGTCGGATGGCGCCGGCCCGAACCAGGGCCAGCAGACCGGGATGCCGCCCCGGATGGCGCGGCCCTCTTCGTACAGGCTCTTTTCGCTCATCCACAGCACCGGCTCGGCGCCGGCCGGCTGAAACTTGAGCACCTGCCCTCCGAGCAGCGAGATCGTCGCGCGCGCCTGATCGTGCGCCAGTTCAATCATCGGCAGACCGCCGGGGCCTTCCACAAACATGATTTGACGGCCCAGCGCGAACCGCGCACTGAGCTGATCGATCTCCAGAGTAGACTGCACGACAACGTCCGGGTTAAATGGTACAACGTGAACCCGGGGGGAAGGAGCTGAGCGAGGAACGGAACGCGGCCGGCACCCCTGCAGACGTATGCCCCGCGGGCAGAAACGTCTTTCGGGTATCGACCGGAGTGCCGGCGTGCTAAAAAATCGGGGTGGCGGCGGCGATGCCTCGGCCTCGTGAGGACACGCCGCGCCGCGATGGGCCATCCGCTATCGGGCGCCGCATCAAATCGCCTGAAAACAATTCATCTCGCGATTTTTCCGGACCGATCCGGACGAAAAGATGCGCCCGTTCATGGCGATGTACACGCCGGGTGGCATGGCCTGTACAGCGGCGAAGGCGAAGCCGATGTTGAACTCGGCATCGCTGTGCTTGAAACGCGCCGGACTCAGCGCGCCCACGAGAACGATCACCTTTCCCGTCACCTGTTCCAGCGCTCGGGCTGTATCTACCATCGTATCGGTCCCGTGCGTTATCAGAATATGCCCGATGCTTTCCTTCGACACGCGATCGAGGATCAGCGCCCGGTCGGCGTCCGTGATCTCGAGGCTGTCCTTGGAAAAAAGACGCTCGATGGCGTAGGGCACCGACACGCCGACGTCGTTCAGGATGGTGGTGATCTGCGGATCGCCGACGGCGTACTCGCTTTTCGCGTCGAAGTACACCTTGTCGATG is a window encoding:
- a CDS encoding D-hexose-6-phosphate mutarotase, with product MQSTLEIDQLSARFALGRQIMFVEGPGGLPMIELAHDQARATISLLGGQVLKFQPAGAEPVLWMSEKSLYEEGRAIRGGIPVCWPWFGPAPSDESLPNHGFVRNRLWEVRATRIVDGEAAQLRLGLSDDAEMLRMWPHPFDLELIITVDSALTVELVARNTGHFTYVCGGALHTYLIVGNVKDVLVHGLDGVSYIDQLRPEALKQQDGPIRFFEETDNIYLDTTAACVLEDPNLHRRIVVEKGGSKSTVVWNPWIAKSRRMADFGDDEYLEMVCIETANAGRDLVSVPPRGQHRLKTTLRVMPL
- a CDS encoding asparaginase domain-containing protein translates to MEIKIFTTGGTIDKVYFDAKSEYAVGDPQITTILNDVGVSVPYAIERLFSKDSLEITDADRALILDRVSKESIGHILITHGTDTMVDTARALEQVTGKVIVLVGALSPARFKHSDAEFNIGFAFAAVQAMPPGVYIAMNGRIFSSGSVRKNREMNCFQAI